A region from the Camelus ferus isolate YT-003-E chromosome 1, BCGSAC_Cfer_1.0, whole genome shotgun sequence genome encodes:
- the ATP13A3 gene encoding probable cation-transporting ATPase 13A3 isoform X3: MDKEERRTINQGHEDEMEIYGYNLCRWKLAVVSVGVVCTGGFLLLLLYWMPEWRVKATCVRAAVKDCEVVLLRTTDEFRTWFCAKIRFLSVETHPFSSPQSVANKISSGRAVHLPENLAEENKVEMSKYSQTQSQQIRYFTHHSVKYFWNDTLHNFDFLRGLDGGVSCTSIYEKHSAGLTKGMHAYRKLLYGVNEIAVKVPSAFKLLIKEVLNPFYIFQLFSVILWCTDEYYYYAVAIVIMSLVSIISSLYTIRKQYIMLHDMVAAHSTVRVSVCRSEEIEEIFSTDLVPGDVMVIPLNGTVMPCDAVLINGTCIVNESMLTGESVPVTKTNLPNPSVDIKGMGDELYNPETHKRHTLFCGTTVIQTRFYTGELVKAIVVRTGFSTSKGQLVRSILYPKPTDFKLYRDAYLFLLCLVAVAGIGFIYTIINSILNEVEVGVIIVESLDIITITVPPALPAAMTAGIVYAQRRLKKVGIFCISPQRINICGQLNLVCFDKTGTLTEDGLDLWGIQRVENARFLLPEEKVCSEMLVKSQFVACMATCHSLTKIEGVLSGDPLDLKMFEAIGWILEEATEEETALHNRIMPTVVRPPKQLLPESTPAGNQEMELFELPAVYEIGIVRQFPFSSALQRMSVVARVLGDRKMDAYMKGAPEAIAGLCKPETVPVDFEKVLEDYTKQGFRVIALAHRKLESKLTWHKVQNINRDAIENNMDFMGLIIMQNKLKRETPAVLEDLHKANIRTVMVTGDNMLTAVSVARDCGMILPQDKVIIAEALPPKDGKVAKINWHYADTRTQCSDSSAIDSEAIPIKLVHDNLEDLQVTRYHFAMNGKSFSVILEHFQDLVPKLMLHGTVFARMAPDQKTQLVEALQNVDYFVGMCGDGANDCGALKRAHGGISLSELEASVASPFTSKAPSISCVPNLIREGRAALMTSFCVFKFMALYSIIQYFSVTLLYSILSNLGDFQFLFIDLAIILVVVFTMSLNPAWKELVAQRPPSGLISGALLFSVLSQIIISIGFQSLGFFWVKQQDWYDKWHPYSDACNTTGSQYRNSSDLNNETDSDSHNIQNYENTTVFFISSFQYLIVAVAFSKGKPFRQPSYKNYFFVVSVIVLYVFILFIMLHPVDSVDQVLQIVCVPYPWRVTMLIIVLVNAFVAIVVEESVDWWGKCCVSWALNCRKKMPKAKYMYLAQELLVDPEWPPKPQTTTEAKALVKENGSCQIITIT, translated from the exons ATggacaaagaagaaaggaggactATCAATCAGGGTCATGAAGATGAAATG GAGATCTATGGCTATAATTTGTGTCGCTGGAAGCTTGCCGTCGTCTCTGTTGGAGTGGTGTGTACTGGGGGCTTTCTTCTCCTGCTCCTCTACTGGATGCCCGAATGGCGGGTGAAGGCGACCTGTGTTAGAGCTGCAGTTAAAGACTGTGAAGTGGTGCTGCTGAGGACTACT GATGAATTCAGAACATGGTTTTGTGCAAAAATTCGCTTTCTTTCTGTGGAAACTCACCCATTTTCAAGTCCACAGTCTGTGGCTAATAAGATTTCAAGTGGCCGTGCGGTTCACTTACCTGAAAATCTGGCTGAAGAGAATAAAGTTGAGATGAGTAAATATTCACAGACTCAGTCACAACAG ATTCGTTATTTCACCCACCACAGTGTAAAATACTTCTGGAATGACACCCTTCACAACTTTGATTTCTTAAG GGGACTGGATGGAGGTGTTTCTTGTACGTCAATTTATGAAAAGCATAGTGCAGGACTGACAAAGGGGATGCATGCCTACAG AAAATTGCTTTATGGAGTAAATGAAATTGCTGTGAAAGTGCCTTCAGCTTTTAAGCTTCTAATTAAGGAG GTTCTCAACCCATTTTACATCTTCCAGCTGTTCAGTGTTATACTCTGGTGCACTGATGAATACTATTACTACGCTGTAGCCATTGTGATTATGTCTTTGGTATCAATTATAAGCTCGCTGTATACCATTAGAAAG CAATATATTATGTTGCATGACATGGTGGCAGCTCACAGTACTGTGAGAGTTTCAGTTTGCAGAAGTGAAG AAATAGAAGAGATCTTTTCTACAGACCTTGTGCCGGGAGATGTCATGGTCATTCCATTAAATGGGACAGTCATGCCTTGTGATGCAGTACTTATTAATGGTACTTGCATTGTAAATGAAAGCATGTTAACAG gagaaagtgTTCCAGTGACAAAGACTAATTTGCCAAATCCTTCAGTGGACATAAAAGGAATGGGAGATGAATTATATAATCCAGAAACACATAAAAGACACACTTTGTTTTGTGGGACAACTGTTATTCAAACTCGTTTCTACACTGGAGAACTTGTCAAAGCCATAGTAGTTAGAACAG gatttagtACTTCCAAAGGACAGCTCGTCCGCTCCATATTGTATCCCAAACCAACTGATTTTAAGCTCTACAGAGATGCCTACTTATTTCTACTATGTCTTGTGGCAGTGGCTGGCATTGGGTTTATCTACACGATTATCAATAGCATTTTAAATgag gTGGAAGTTGGGGTGATAATTGTTGAGTCCCTCGATATCATTACAATCACCGTGCCGCCTGCGCTTCCTGCTGCAATGACCGCAGGTATTGTGTATGCccagagaagactgaaaaaagtGGGTATTTTCTGCATCAGTCCCCAAAGGATAAACATCTGTGGACAGCTGAATCTTGTTTGCTTTGACAAG actggAACTCTTACTGAAGATGGTTTAGATCTTTGGGGGATTCAACGAGTGGAAAATGCAC gttttcttttgccAGAAGAAAAGGTTTGCAGTGAGATGTTGGTCAAGTCTCAGTTTGTTGCCTGTATGGCTACTTGTCATTCACTTACAAAAATTGAAGGAGTGCTTTCTGGTGACCCACttgatttgaaaatgtttgaaGCCATCGGATGG attctggaagaAGCAACTGAAGAAGAAACAGCACTCCATAATCGAATTATGCCCACTGTGGTTCGTCCTCCAAAACAGCTGCTTCCTGAATCTACACCTGCAGGAAACCAAGAAATG gAGCTGTTTGAACTTCCA GCTGTTTATGAGATAGGAATTGTTCGCCAGTTCCCGTTTTCTTCTGCTTTGCAACGTATGAGTGTGGTTGCAAGGGTGCTGGGGGACAGGAAGATGGACGCCTACATGAAAGGGGCTCCGGAGGCCATTGCCGGGCTTTGTAAACCCGAAACAG ttcctgttgattttgaaaaagttttagaaGATTACACGAAACAGGGCTTCCGTGTGATTGCTCTTGCACACCGAAAATTGGAGTCAAAACTGACATGGCATAAAGTGCAGAATATTAACAG agATGCCATTGAGAACAACATGGATTTTATGGGGTTAATTATAATGCAGAACAAATTAAAGCGAGAAACCCCTGCAGTACTTGAAGATTTGCATAAAGCCAACATTCGCACTGTCATGGTCACAG GTGACAACATGTTGACTGCTGTCTCTGTAGCCAGAGACTGTGGAATGATACTACCTCAGGATAAAGTTATCATTGCGGAAGCATTACCTCCGAAGGACGGGAAAGTTGCCAAGATAAATTGGCATTATGCAGACACCCGAACACAGTGTAGTGATTCATCAGCAATTGACTCGGAG GCTATTCCAATTAAATTGGTCCATGATAACTTAGAGGATCTGCAAGTGACCCGTTACCACTTTGCAATGAACGGAAAATCATTTTCAGTGATACTGGAGCATTTTCAAGACCTTGTTCCTAAG CTGATGCTGCATGGCACGGTGTTCGCGCGTATGGCGCCTGATCAGAAGACACAATTAGTAGAAGCGTTGCAAAATGTAGA TTACTTTGTTGGGATGTGCGGTGATGGTGCAAATGATTGTGGT GCTCTGAAGAGGGCACACGGAGGCATTTCCTTATCAGAGCTCGAGGCTTCAGTGGCATCTCCCTTTACCTCCAAAGCTCCTAGTATTTCCTGTGTGCCAAACCTTATCAG GGAAGGCCGTGCTGCTTTAATGACTTCCTTCTGTGTGTTTAAATTTATGGCTTTGTACAGCATTATCCAGTACTTCAGTGTTACTCTGCTGTATTCT ATCTTAAGCAACCTAGGGGACTTCCAGTTTCTCTTTATTGATCTGGCAATCATTTTGGTAGTGGTATTTACAA TGAGTTTAAATCCTGCCTGGAAGGAACTTGTGGCACAGAGACCACCTTCAGGTCTTATATCTGGGGCTCTTCTCTTCTCCGTTTTGTCTCAGATTATCATCTCTATTGGATTTCaatctttggggtttttttgggtcAAGCAGCAAGACTGGTATGATAAATGGCATCCATATTCAGA tGCTTGTAACACAACAGGAAGCCAATATAGGAATTCTTCAGATTTAAACAATGAAACTGATTCTGATTCACATAAtatacaaaattatgaaaataccACAGTGTTTTTTATCTCCAGTTTTCAGTACCTCATAGTGGCAGTTGccttttcaaaaggaaaaccCTTCAGGCAACCTTCCTACAAGAATT